A window of Ignavibacterium sp. contains these coding sequences:
- a CDS encoding spore maturation protein: MLNYVWLALILLGFASAVYLDVSDISSNKFRNDEQLECIVSFASEFRNQNSFDTKILISKKTFSEFYGQSIENDLTIPVKLTKTNQKDIYQSFIKIDNSFPDIWREIAAASGKDDDLIGKVHLTSPIDSAKYSAKITLQSVSFVFLKKVTNEAIKIAGTAVEIALGLIGLMAMWLGVMKVAEDAGLIKIIANFIKPVTKRIFPEIPPDHPAIGSMVMNISANMLGLGNAATPFGLKAMEELDTLNPNKGTATNSMITFLAINTAGLTLIPATAIAVRAAASSSDPTIIIGTTMFAAFCATLTGLTTAKLFHLISAGKEKFLETIKKNLKKILLVLLVIISLVAISSVGAFKFLSFIFNDTSFSIFKKTIEVISVIAIPVIIVAFIGFGAYKKVKVYEQFVEGAKEGFNIAVRIIPYLVAMLVAIAIFRAGGAMNNWLVPILKIITDPLGMPAEALPMALMRPLSGSGSLGIMAEIMKVHGPDSFIGILVSTFFGSTETTFYVLAVYFGAVNVKNTRYALPVGLIADVAGIIAALFIVTLLYG, from the coding sequence TCTGCTGGGATTTGCTTCGGCAGTTTATCTTGATGTTTCTGACATCTCATCAAATAAATTCCGCAATGATGAACAGCTTGAATGTATTGTTTCATTTGCATCCGAGTTTCGAAATCAAAATTCCTTTGATACAAAAATTTTAATCAGCAAAAAAACTTTTTCAGAATTTTACGGACAATCAATTGAAAATGATTTAACCATTCCGGTAAAGCTTACCAAAACAAATCAGAAAGATATTTATCAGTCATTTATCAAAATTGATAATTCTTTTCCTGATATCTGGAGGGAAATTGCTGCTGCTTCAGGAAAAGACGATGATTTAATTGGCAAAGTTCATCTCACTTCTCCGATTGATAGCGCAAAGTATTCTGCAAAAATTACTCTTCAGTCAGTCAGTTTTGTATTTCTGAAAAAAGTAACTAACGAAGCAATAAAAATTGCAGGCACAGCTGTTGAAATTGCTCTTGGACTAATTGGTTTAATGGCAATGTGGCTTGGTGTAATGAAAGTTGCTGAAGATGCAGGATTAATAAAAATCATTGCAAACTTCATTAAACCTGTTACGAAAAGAATATTTCCTGAAATTCCACCTGATCATCCTGCAATTGGTTCAATGGTGATGAATATCTCTGCTAATATGTTAGGATTAGGTAATGCAGCAACTCCGTTTGGTTTGAAAGCTATGGAAGAACTTGATACTCTTAATCCAAACAAAGGAACTGCAACTAATTCGATGATAACTTTTCTTGCAATAAACACGGCAGGATTAACTCTCATTCCGGCAACAGCAATAGCTGTTCGTGCAGCTGCAAGTAGCTCTGATCCAACAATTATTATCGGTACAACTATGTTTGCTGCTTTCTGTGCCACACTTACCGGCTTAACCACAGCAAAATTGTTTCATCTTATTTCTGCGGGAAAAGAAAAATTCCTTGAGACGATAAAAAAGAATCTGAAAAAAATCTTGTTAGTGTTATTAGTTATTATTTCTTTGGTAGCAATTTCTTCGGTTGGCGCGTTCAAATTCTTATCATTCATATTTAATGATACATCATTTAGTATATTCAAAAAAACGATTGAAGTTATATCCGTAATTGCAATTCCCGTAATCATAGTAGCGTTCATTGGTTTTGGAGCTTACAAAAAAGTAAAAGTTTATGAACAATTTGTAGAAGGCGCTAAAGAAGGATTCAATATTGCAGTAAGAATAATTCCTTATTTAGTTGCAATGTTGGTTGCAATTGCAATTTTCCGGGCTGGTGGTGCAATGAACAATTGGCTTGTACCAATTCTCAAAATCATTACTGATCCTCTTGGAATGCCTGCGGAAGCATTGCCGATGGCTTTGATGCGTCCTTTATCCGGAAGTGGTTCACTTGGAATAATGGCTGAGATTATGAAAGTTCATGGTCCGGATTCATTTATCGGGATTTTGGTTTCCACATTCTTCGGAAGTACAGAGACAACTTTTTATGTACTTGCTGTTTATTTCGGAGCAGTAAATGTTAAAAACACAAGATACGCTCTTCCTGTTGGATTGATTGCAGATGTTGCTGGCATTATTGCAGCATTATTCATTGTAACTTTATTATATGGATAA